In one Nicotiana tomentosiformis chromosome 6, ASM39032v3, whole genome shotgun sequence genomic region, the following are encoded:
- the LOC104115621 gene encoding transcription factor MYB48-like: MVQEEITRKGPWTEQEDLQLVFYVKMFGDRRWDFLAKVSDLKRTGKSCRLRWVNYLNPALKRGKMTPQEEHLVLQLHSKYGNRWSKIAGKLPGRTDNEIKNYWRTHMRKQAQDERNKNKASISPSSSFSNSSSSSANSPTVDSTPDNEQNERNSNDGLEHLQLAAGENKVHDHESGEKNMMVYSLDEIWKDVESSQDTDQTMNKLPVMASPLWDYCPDSLWMTDYYYDNQDISFFKG, translated from the exons taCAAGAGGAAATAACAAGAAAAGGTCCATGGACAGAACAAGAAGATCTTCAGCTAGTATTTTATGTGAAAATGTTTGGTGATCGCCGCTGGGATTTTCTGGCGAAAGTTTCAG ATTTGAAAAGAACTGGAAAGAGTTGCAGATTACGCTGGGTTAATTACTTGAATCCTGCTCTCAAACGTGGCAAGATGACCCCTCAAGAAGAGCACCTTGTTCTTCAACTCCACTCCAAATATGGAAATAG GTGGTCGAAAATTGCTGGGAAATTGCCGGGACGAACTGATAACGAAATCAAGAATTACTGGAGAACCCACATGAGGAAACAAGCTCAAGATGAGAGGAATAAGAATAAGGCTTCTATTTCTCCATCTTCATCCTTCTCCAACTCTTCGTCTTCCTCTGCCAACAGTCCTACCGTGGACTCCACGCCCGACAATGAACAAAACGAAAGAAATTCTAACGATGGGCTCGAGCACTTGCAATTAGCTGCTGGAGAAAATAAAGTACATGATCATGAATCAGGGGAGAAAAATATGATGGTCTATTCCTTAGATGAAATCTGGAAAGATGTGGAATCATCACAAGATACTGATCAAACGATGAATAAATTACCAGTTATGGCATCACCTCTATGGGATTATTGCCCAGATTCACTATGGATGACTGATTATTACTATGACAATCAAGATATCTCATTTTTCAAAGGCTAA